Genomic segment of Terriglobales bacterium:
AGGCATGCAGCACGGGAGAAGCAGCTAGCTTCTTCGGCATGAAGCTCAGTTCAACAAACGGCTTCACTCCATGCGCCAGTAGCCCGTCATAGATCTGATCGACGTAAGAAAAGTTGTAGACCGGATTGCCCTGCGCGTCTTCGTCATACACGCCATTCTCGTCGTGAAAGATGGCGTGGAAACGGACGTACTTAAATCCAGTGATCTCCCGCGTCCAGTCCAGATCACGCCGATAGCTCTCACGCATCGAGACGTTACCGCGCTCCGCGCCGAACATCTGTTCCCAGAAATGCGGAAATGGAGTAGTAGGAGCAGAGAGATCGACACGCACAAGCTCATTCGCCGGATTCGAAGGCTGTTCTTGCCCGGCGACAGTCTCCGCAACGAGTAGTAATAGAGGGATAAGCAGTTTTGTAGTCACGTGCCTGTTCATGAGTACAAGTAGGGCGGCGATCATATCTGCCGCCCCATTAAAAAGAATCCGTCAGAACTGGATCTTTGCCTGAAGCTGGATCACTCTGCCGGCAAACGCGCTGTTCGCCTTCCCGAATTGGCCCGTGTTAATGATGTCAGTTGGAGCCGTAGCCGGAGCAAAGTTCGACAGGTTTAGTATGTTGAAGACGTTGAACGCGTCGCCGCGGAATTGTATGCGAGCGCCTTCGCCGACCAAAGGCAATTTCCCGAACGAAAAGCTCTTTGCCAGCGACAAGTCAATGTCAGAGTAGCCCGGACCGCGGAAGAGGTTGCGACAGCGGCAGCCAGGACCTGGTGTGGTCACGTCGAACTCGGCCTTCGGATTCGGGAATATGCCATTGATGAACTGTTGCTTCGACGGATCCTGAATCGCGCCGCCGAAGTAAGCGAATGGGTAGTCCGGACAGAAGCTGTCGCCATTGCGGTCTGCCGAAGTGTTGCAGCTCCCGATCGCCGCCGTGAAGGGAAAGCCGGTGTTGTGAGTGGCGATGGTACTTATCTGCCAACCGCCCAACAGCGTGCCTACGGTGTCATGCCGCCCACGAAAGATCGGCAAGTCCCATACCGCAGCCAACTGGAAGTAGTGCCGCGAATCGAAGTCCGAGTCCGATTTGTTCAATATCGGATTGCTCGGCTCAAACTGCTGGCCGCCGATGTCGTACGAAGCGGTATCGATGGTGTGGCTCCAGGTATACGAGCCCGAGAGGCTGACACCATGGCTGAGTTGATGAGTAACGCTGGTAATCAGTGCGTCATAGCTCGCGTTCACATCGGGAAGCGGGAAGAAGACTCTGCCGAAGCGATTGTTGCCAACCGCCACCGGCGTTGGACACGCTGGATTCGATGCACCACACGCGATGCCATTCGCACTCTTGTTTTTCACCTCATCGATATTGCCGTCGAAAGTATCGCCTGGGGTGATGCGGTTGACGTCGATCGTGCGCACCAGCTTGCGAGTGCGGCTGCCGTGATAACCGATCTTCAGCACGTCGTATTTTGTAAATCCTTCCTGCATCTCCAGAGAGTAGGAGTACACATACGGATTCGGCTCATCCGGCAACGAGGCAAATAGATCCGTTTTCGTGGTCGTTGTGCATGCCGGATTGCCGCACAGCGCGCCATCCGGGGCCACACCAAATGCCAATCCGGGATTGGCGGGGAAGCTGAATGCGGAGTTGCTCGAGCCCAGGGCATACAGAATGTTCGAGCCCGGTGGCGGACCCTGAATCCGTCCAGGATCGAAGAAACAGCAGGCCTGCGCCGCCGCGGTGAAAGGAGTGTTCTGACGAGTGTTGGAGAAGACAATTCCCATGTCGCGGTTGAAGGAGATGCCGAATCCCCCGCGCAGTACAAGATTGCCTCCACCACCGGACGGACTCCAGGCAAAACCGAGCTTGGGAGCGAAGTTGTTGCGATCAGCGTTGTACAACTCGTTCGCCGGTCTTACGCTACCGGAACATGCGGTTGGGAAGTAATTAATGCAGGTCAGACCACCCGCGCCTGTTGTCGCGCCTCCGAAGACATAATTCGTCAGCAAATTGTCTGTTTCTTTGAGGGGCGTGAAGTATTCCCATCGCAAACCCAGCGTGAGGGTCAGATTTGGCCGCATCTTCCACGTATCCTGGGCGAAGACCGCATAGTCGCTGGTTCGGAAGTGGCGCAAGCCATTTTCAGGTCCGCCGGTCCGCGGATTCACGCCCACCTGCTCGTTGAAGCAGCATGCATCGTTCGCGAAATTCAGTAGTCCGCGGAATTGATAGAAAGGACGAGAAAAACCGGATTCATCGTCATTATTTTGTTCCCGAATGTAATCTCCCCCAAGTCTTAGAGCATGGC
This window contains:
- a CDS encoding TonB-dependent receptor; the encoded protein is MSRLRTIFLAAICLCISAPAFAQFNGSIQGTVQDTSGAVIPGATVTVTNQATGVAATATSDSSGLYRVDHLPPGAYTVNASATSFSPVTSGVVQVQAESPRGLNLTMSAGPATEQVTVTGGNDLLQTETANNQATIGTREVLEIPEQGRDPYELLRTIPGVFGTGARSANGNSANLPQQVGPGQSNSQIFQTENQVQVVANGQRVSANHYLVDGVQVDSLGNGGAAVITPNQESVSEITAVAGSFDAEDGRNSGLITKTVSKSGTNRLHGSGAILFQDPGFNAFNKFYGPTPAAGAKPITCNSGTTQFMIVASQCPERSEQKYRQFAGSAGGPIIKNHLFFFFSYEGVRLHNTVLQRSVTLETPQFEQYVKSTNPNSLAAKIFGLSGIAPRISSTTKTVDCCSLDGRAVGTWYQPGTAVGQAIGNGPDGIPDWGVFDLRIPNSSNGNQYNGRMDYSAGKNQFFFGTYYTLLDNLNGAVRPTQDIAFSPDNWTAAIGWTRVISNSLLNDVRANVTRFAFNQETSSGTTNFGLPQIGIFDFDANGFGDQSRNGNLGIIASGTTPGKLAENTYDFRDTLTWVIGRHALRLGGDYIREQNNDDESGFSRPFYQFRGLLNFANDACCFNEQVGVNPRTGGPENGLRHFRTSDYAVFAQDTWKMRPNLTLTLGLRWEYFTPLKETDNLLTNYVFGGATTGAGGLTCINYFPTACSGSVRPANELYNADRNNFAPKLGFAWSPSGGGGNLVLRGGFGISFNRDMGIVFSNTRQNTPFTAAAQACCFFDPGRIQGPPPGSNILYALGSSNSAFSFPANPGLAFGVAPDGALCGNPACTTTTKTDLFASLPDEPNPYVYSYSLEMQEGFTKYDVLKIGYHGSRTRKLVRTIDVNRITPGDTFDGNIDEVKNKSANGIACGASNPACPTPVAVGNNRFGRVFFPLPDVNASYDALITSVTHQLSHGVSLSGSYTWSHTIDTASYDIGGQQFEPSNPILNKSDSDFDSRHYFQLAAVWDLPIFRGRHDTVGTLLGGWQISTIATHNTGFPFTAAIGSCNTSADRNGDSFCPDYPFAYFGGAIQDPSKQQFINGIFPNPKAEFDVTTPGPGCRCRNLFRGPGYSDIDLSLAKSFSFGKLPLVGEGARIQFRGDAFNVFNILNLSNFAPATAPTDIINTGQFGKANSAFAGRVIQLQAKIQF